Proteins from one Mesoplasma sp. JKS002658 genomic window:
- a CDS encoding ABC transporter permease, translated as MKAKVPQIFQLSFYKFIKNPWSLIFGIVFPIVWTIIVGELWGSSQVSDAKHISVMDFLFPAVIMMMILTFSLSSIPIVLTSDRINKRVKQLSLANVSKHQYLFGIALFNYCFFLAIFLVCWIIASSAFNLVDSYQMILTVLFWPVIIFSIHFLIAILISNFSKTNTTAVFATFVILYFLLLVSGATIPSYIFGDWFKYLQYLTPSGCGILIMTACANGLKQTTMFPAYLILAGYGGVLGYFALKFFSWE; from the coding sequence ATGAAAGCTAAAGTGCCCCAAATTTTTCAACTTAGTTTCTATAAATTTATCAAAAATCCGTGATCGCTTATTTTTGGAATTGTCTTTCCAATTGTATGAACAATTATTGTCGGGGAGCTTTGAGGTAGTTCTCAAGTTTCTGATGCTAAACATATTTCGGTAATGGACTTTTTATTTCCCGCTGTAATCATGATGATGATTTTAACTTTCAGTTTGTCATCAATCCCGATTGTTTTAACATCGGATCGAATCAATAAACGGGTCAAGCAACTTTCATTAGCTAATGTTTCAAAGCACCAGTATCTTTTTGGGATTGCTTTGTTTAATTATTGTTTTTTCTTAGCAATTTTTTTAGTTTGTTGAATTATTGCTTCAAGTGCTTTTAATCTTGTTGATAGTTATCAAATGATTTTAACTGTACTGTTTTGACCAGTAATTATTTTTTCAATTCATTTTTTAATTGCGATTTTAATTAGTAATTTTTCAAAAACCAATACCACCGCAGTTTTTGCTACTTTTGTTATTCTTTACTTTTTATTACTTGTTTCTGGAGCTACCATTCCTTCTTATATCTTTGGTGATTGATTCAAATATCTGCAGTATCTTACCCCTTCTGGTTGTGGAATCTTGATCATGACTGCTTGTGCAAATGGGTTAAAACAAACAACAATGTTTCCAGCTTATCTCATTCTTGCTGGATATGGTGGGGTACTTGGTTATTTTGCATTAAAGTTTTTTTCTTGAGAATAA
- a CDS encoding AbiJ-related protein encodes MKQIDRDYKREIINLLKGNGDWYPRDFNYFGKGELIHFLNELYPLKEMKGMYRGKNAYDDIFRHTISFPSDWDKNGD; translated from the coding sequence ATGAAACAAATTGATAGAGATTACAAAAGGGAGATTATTAATCTTCTTAAAGGAAACGGGGATTGATATCCTCGCGATTTTAACTATTTCGGAAAAGGAGAATTAATTCATTTTTTGAATGAGTTATACCCATTAAAAGAAATGAAGGGAATGTACAGAGGAAAAAATGCATATGATGATATTTTTAGACATACAATAAGTTTTCCTTCTGATTGGGATAAAAATGGGGATTAG
- the rpsD gene encoding 30S ribosomal protein S4, producing the protein MSRYTGSTFKKSRRYGFSILENGKEFSKGKKRSSAPGQHGARRSKLSGYGSQLQEKQKVKFMYGLSERQFRNTFSKAKKVREGILGENFLGLLESRLDNIVFRLGFAMTRSGARQLVNHGHVLVNGKKIDIPSYQLKPDDVVEIKASMQKNDKIIEALQNNEATVEFVKVEKSAFKGTFVRLPQRQELNQEINEALVVEWYNRLIK; encoded by the coding sequence ATGTCAAGATATACAGGTTCAACATTCAAAAAGTCTCGTCGTTATGGTTTTTCAATTCTTGAAAACGGGAAAGAATTTTCTAAAGGGAAAAAACGTAGTAGTGCTCCTGGACAACACGGTGCTCGTCGCAGCAAACTAAGTGGTTATGGATCACAATTGCAAGAAAAACAAAAAGTAAAATTCATGTACGGATTGAGCGAACGTCAATTTAGAAATACTTTCTCAAAAGCTAAAAAAGTTCGTGAAGGAATCTTAGGGGAAAACTTCCTTGGTTTACTAGAATCAAGATTAGACAACATTGTTTTCCGTTTAGGATTTGCAATGACTCGTAGTGGTGCACGTCAACTAGTTAACCATGGTCATGTTTTAGTTAACGGAAAGAAAATTGATATTCCTTCATATCAATTAAAACCGGATGATGTTGTTGAAATCAAAGCATCAATGCAAAAAAATGACAAAATCATTGAAGCTTTACAAAACAACGAAGCAACTGTAGAATTTGTTAAAGTTGAAAAGTCAGCTTTCAAAGGAACTTTTGTTCGTTTACCACAAAGACAAGAATTAAACCAAGAAATTAACGAAGCTTTAGTCGTTGAATGATACAACCGTTTAATTAAATAA